The following DNA comes from Anopheles coustani chromosome 2, idAnoCousDA_361_x.2, whole genome shotgun sequence.
CCAGATGAATATCGgttcatttaaatttattttgcgtAGAATTCTTTTTTGGTATAAAGTATTGAAAACCTTTCCCGGCTGAAAATAAAAGGCTTCGAAAATGAAATGGTGCTCGGGAAAAAGAACATGTTCCTAAGCTTCCCAGACGAATTGACTAAATTACGTTATAGTAATGGATGCAGCATCGACCGAATCTGGTTATGTGTTGGATACTGCGGGTTTCGGTGCAGCAGAAAAACTCCAAACATCCGTCCAATGGAAAGACGTGAAAAAGTGGGTTGAGGGGGATAACAAATATTGTGCCAGTCCGAAAATTATCGATTGATGACAAAATTGATCCAACGCACCAGACTCGGACCGGTGAAAATTCCAGACATGTACCGTCAGATGGGTGGGGTAGGGTGGTAGGGTGAGTCACGTGATCGATGGTTTGGAGCCGAAATATACCTTTGGGAAAAGCCGGTCTCTGAAGGTATGCTCTATTTATGGGAAACTTCGATGTATCAAAACGTACCGGATCTGATACATGTGTGGATCGAATAGTTTCTGGAACCGGAGATTGTTACTTTAAAACTCTTTCCAGATGTAGGTTTCTTTAAATATGACAATGTTTTGTGCTGTCCAAGCATTGTGATACAAAGCTGAAGTGTGTAATAATTATAAcataaactaaaaacaaaatgatatcAAAAGATTGGCTGCGAAAATGATCAAAACTTTAACAAATTGCATCTAGATAAAAATAACTTAAGAAACCATACATATGCATAAAGTAATATATTGAATAACTTTAGAAATCATAGATATGCGTAAAGTAACTTTACTTATAAATTTAAGCtacttttgtttgattttaaaagaTGACAAATTTttgatacaattttttttcaaatttgttatttttcgttttgaaccATTGTTCGAGATAATCTTCTTTTAGTTAGCATAAAGTTCATTATTGATTCCAATTCTCATTcctaaaaatatgttaataatttttatgtttggtttcATTCCTTTACACGCATAGTATTGTTAACAATCGACAATTCGGACACCTGAGTCACTCGAAAAAGTGTCGTGAGGTGAAAAGTATAggtttttgattgaaaatgacCTCGAAATAAGATCCAGGAGAATTTTAACATTCATAAGCCTATTCATCAACtaaataatgaaacaaattatgaAGACGCTGTTCAATTCCTATTTGAATGGTTGTTGTCCGTTACACTAGTTTGGTGCGTTAATAAAAAGCTAAATATGTATTTTGCTGATCCTTAAGTAAGTAAAATGTGTGTTTGTCACACAGTAATAAATTCATCCCTGAATCGGAACAATTTGGTGATAGTACGCAAGCCACCTAAagatttaaattatattttaaaatttcataaaacaaaatgtatcGTTAtcattgctttatttttttttcaaattattaccTACAATCCTTGTAACAAGGTACTttgctaaaacaaaaaaggtccATTCATGGTTATATCTTCTGCGCACTTTTCAATCAGTTTACCGGTCTATGGCTCTACTCACACCTTGGACCATTGATCGGTGCCGCAGTACTCGGACCAAACCCCGGTTTGGGACTCGCGCCGATCGATAGAGTTAGCAACGCATTTGATGTTGATATAAGACCGCCGGCACCGATGGGGCTGCCTTCTTTTATGCCCTAGCTGTTGTTGACGGAGAACATTTCGCATCATCTGCGGTCGGTGGTGTTGCTGCACGAATTGTGTTGCATTGGCAGCGTTTCCATTCGTcaggttgtgtgtgtgtgtgtttgagtgcatgtgttgggttttcttttttctcctcctctgGTGTGCAGGTTTACCTTTAACCTACCGTTGCGCAGTTTATCAAACATTCACGTTTGATGTGTTGCTGTCTGCGGTAGGTATGCACACatacgctgctgctgctgctgctcttgtATGTTCCTGTGCATCGCTGCATGTGCAGGCAGTGCTGCACGGAAAGTGCGGATCTATGCTGTTGATATTTAATTTTGTGAAAtgcaccatcaccagcagACACTCAGCCGCAACACTTGGCAGCGTTCTGCTATCTGGCTTGTGCTCACATACCTCCCTCCCCCTACGCCGCTTGCCTTCCCTTTTGGCCCAAAATTTCCCAACGATCATATCCGCGACACAGCAGCATCACCCCATTTCCTTCGTCACCAATTTCCCATTCCATTTTCCCGCGTTCGACGATAATTGAACTGATAATTAATTTCGCCCGGCAGCATAACCACTGCACCTTCCCCCTCCGCGTGCATTTCGTGGGAAAAGCACTTCAAGTGCAACACACCGtcatacccacacacacacacacccgttaAAGAGTAGTTCTTCTTTGCGCACCGGTTCACAATCGCAATCGATCCCGGTACCTCTCGCTTGCCTCGCGTATTCTAAACTTCTTCTCTTCGTCCCAATCCGACGACCTCCAGGCAGGAGGGGGGTGGAAACATTGCAGCAGTGACATAGATACTTGCCGGGGTGTCCTCGGGTTGGCGGtaatgattttattaatttttcgtcATCCTTCACCCTTTTGGCGGTTGGAGCACGAGGAAAAATTGGGCTCGTTATGATGGTGGTTTTAGGATAAATTTGTTCCACTTTTTCTATGCACATCGTGTgcagggttgtttttttttttgcaaactccAATGCATCTGATGCTGCATTGCAGGCACACGTTTGGGATGGTACGGTTAAATTTTCTCCACGTCCGCGAGTTGGCGTATGTTTTGGCTTAAAATGCACAAACCGGGGGCTTTATTtcgggaaaatgtttaaaatgggTAAATTAAACTGAAGCTATAAATAGTTTGAGCTGGAAAAATTGTGCAATGTAcgatttttctttctgctAATTAATTTCCATCCGGAATAATTGATTACATTCAACACGTAATTGGCCTAATAAATCAATTGTGATTCATTCATCATAAGTGCTTCATTGTGGACTATTGTTCTAGggcttgaattacgaaaaCTATGTTGGGAAtggaaaggattttttttttaaatcgtattAATTGACATTGATATCAATTGGACATAATTCTTTGCAAGTACgatattcaattttgtttttaatatgaaccattttttaaattttacaaaagtAGTAAGCAAAATTATATTCTATTTTATATCGCACAATTGTGTCCAAAAGCATCTCTGTTGAAGTCGTTCCTAACTATCAATCGATTTCAATTTCGTGGCTTCCTCACACATTAATTTATGAACTTCCGCAAGACGACAGGGAAGGAGCAAACCCGGTTCGGCCAAAGAAATCATCCTTTGCAGCACGGCCCTTCCGGAACACTGTTTCAGTGATGAGGTTATTCCGGTTCGTAAGGTTTTCACTTGCggatttctttattttctacGCTGATAACttttataaaagaaaactgtaGCCGATCGATTCGAGCAGAAGCTGGTGGGTCGATAAACCACATATGAACTCCGTACGGTGCAGACTTCGTTCGGTGAGGGATTCGTCGAGCGATAGAGCCCAGAAGGAAGGAGTGGGATAATTATTTTGGTGTGTGGCTTTCAATTAGAACCCGATCCTCGAGAGGGCATCAGGCAGCGTTCGGGAAGCGAAACTTTCATTGTCAAACGAGAAAATGCAATCGAAAAAGCAACagaacgacaaaaaaacccGCAGCGGTTGGGTTGGTATGCGCTTTTCCGTGCAGTTCTTCGATTTTTTCGTTAGTTTTCGGTTTTAGTTTTCCTAGCGGTCAAGATGCACTACCGCCCTCCTACGTCCATTTGCTGGCGAAAGTTTAAGAAAGTGTAATTACATTCGTATCACGTAATTAAGTAAGAAGAATGTCCGAACGATCTGGTACCCGGTCGGCTTTTGGTCGGCGGCTGGGTTGAAGTTTAGTGGCAATGGTAGTTTTTAGCCTTCACCAGAGCTCCATACGAAAGTACTCTTCCTCTGTGTGGTTCGCTTGCCAGCCACCACGACGACGATAACGACAATATTTATCAACCCGTTGCGGATTCTAACAGCTCCAACATTTGGGAGCATCCTCTGGGAGGGATGCAATGAATCAATGCCtctattttcttttaactTTAGCtgacttttattttgtttcgctcCCTCCCAACAGTCAACTACGATCCGGACGATGACGAGCATGCCGCCAAAAGCAAGAGTAAGAATGGATTCTATGGCAGCACCGCTGAGGGAGGGTCGGCGGAGAACAACAACGCACCGATCTGCCGGCAGCCGGCGTCCGGTGCAAGCATTGGCCGAAACATGTCCATGAGGTAAACAGTTTGGTCCGCTTAAACGGTAGCTTTTTCGTTTTAGGCGATATAACAAAAGCATTTCTCAGCCAGATTAGCCACTTTGATGTTAgcgacatttttattttgaaacaaatttctaaatgtttgcaaatatttgtaaTATTGTATTGTTTAACAAAGATATTatttgaatggaaaataaaacatgtccAATGGCATGTAGGTTTTCAGTGTGTACTCAATGAGgtttgataaaataaacaatatatacaaaattgtttttttacgttgttttaaaatcaacttaatgagtttatgaaagcctcttccattttccctaatcgaataaaattgtttgggaatgtgtaaaatatttaaaccttattcaaatattttcatcgaacTATCTAAAAAGTAAATTCATTGCTTTATTACagaaaaaatcttaaaaacgGGTTTAATTGTTggttgtttaatgtttttgttatcaaTTAGTATTGTGCTTATTTTGGTtccgatttttttaaattttatatttacagATAAAAGCACGTATAAATACAAAAGTcttaaacaaatgttttgacCAAACgcatatatttaaataaaatgtgtacGAAATATTCTAGTACTGCTTTGTAGTTTATTACTGCTTTGTACTGCTTTGTAGTCTTAAATCGAAagcatgttttctttctgtATGAATTTCTATAAAATAGATTACAGAGTAGATGCGGTTTGAATTTTATATTCATAACGTTGATCGAAAGGTGAAAAGGGTCCAACCCTATCCGAAGGATCCTGATAActataacatatttttataatacCCTGTATCTCACGTGCACTGTCCACCGTTTCAGCTCGAAAATACACGAGGATGACCTGCGGCGCGAGGTGCAAACCAACGTTCCGATGCTGGCACCGGAAGTGATGGCCATCTTCGCCAACTCGCAAATTTTCCAGTCAAGCGCACCGCCGAAGCCAACGGCGGCCGCCCGGGCGACCTCACCGGCGTCGGTGAAGTTCGCCATTTCCGATTCCGGTTCACCGATCGAGGTGACACCGGTCAACGCCGGGCGACGGTCGGACGCACCGGCAGCTTCCGGCGGTGACTCCGGCGATGAGGGTCGCCGCGAGTTGAGCTCCGATAAGCTGCTGAAACGGCTCGAAGGTAACTAGCAGTGTCCCGCAATTCGTTCTACACTCACATCTGCACGGACCTCCCGCACAGGGAGTGCTGAACTGAGAAGGGAAAATCgaacataaaaagaaaacaaatacatgcacacacatacacactacCTCGTAGTTTTGTAGAGCAGGCAGAGAAAGGACTTTCTCGAGTGCAACAAACTAGTACAAAATAGCAAACACTATACACCGCAATGTATGAAACCATTTTACCTTCATAAAACCCGAGGACCCCGtttgggaaaagtttcaccCCTGCCATCGTACGAAAAAAGCGCGCCTTTCTTCGGTGCAGTATCGTAAATAGAGTTTTTACGAGTTTGGCTAGTCACATTAGGACGTTATTAGTAGTTGGTAGAGGATaacattatttaaatcaatAGTTTTAGCCTGCCCCACCCCTTGAATGCTACTCAATCAATCGATAATAAAGATCCTCCCCTTCCACCCACGTCAATAATCGTTGGTTGCACCCTGGTATAATGATTCGTCCTAATCGCATGATAATGACTGTCTCACTACTGTTTAAGCTGAATTAATAATCTTTATCTTTATGGCTCCACTCAACTACTTTAACCACTGTTCTCTTCTTCACTACTAAGTACAATTACCGATCGTAAAACGAACTTATGGCTCGGAAAAACCTGCTCCCACCCGTGTTGGAGGGTCGGTGTTAATCCGGTGGGCCACAATCACTTTCACATCTCCTCCTTCTGTCGGCgggtttgttgttggttttgcaTATTTGCACGGGATCGCACCATACAAATGCACCTTTTCGGCCAGGGAAGGGATCTTCTTTTAGCGCTAACCTACCGGACACGGTGGTCCGGATTAACCGGCTGCCGTGTGTTATATGTATACTAACCATCAAGCTCATCGTCCACTCGAACGGGGCAGGATCATTGACAAAACTACTCCCCCGGTACTAGCCTTCCACTATGGCAGGCTAGCGGACGGTCTCACGCAATCTCACGGACCGGGTAAGTTGGCGTAGTGCGAAGAGCGTACGTAGTGAAATTGGCTTTAGTTGACTACTAACTGTATTGGCTTTGAGTAACTAGTTTCAATAAAATCCTACACTAGCTTGTTCgctgtttgttttcgtatttttcACCCTTCTATAATCCTTGCTATCCTTGTCAGTGCTTtcgtgattttttattttattagttgAATGTGCTTCCTTTTTTGCTATTTCTAAAATGTTGTTGGgtttggatttaaaaaaaaatatgataataTGATTCAAAacggaaataaattttaatgtaCGATTTTTTAGCGACTGGCGAAAATAATGCTCGCTCAACAgattaacaaaataaataaattaactcggctcacgaatagacTTTCGTTGCATATTGCCACCACATTCCTCTCGGCATTCTGTGTCATAAATAATACTGCCACTGTTTCTCGTTACTGGTACACTGAGGCACTAGTTGGTTGACCATCAAACCGTAACATTGGTCACGTGCACCGTTCAGCATGTTTTGTGTCCAATTTTAGGCTCCAATGGAtgcgtgtttttctttacctCTGGAGACTGTCTTCAGTAATAATTTGATATTATTTCAACTCGATACTAAGTTTACGTTTTTGTTATTGCCTACCTTTGCCATTTAAGTCTTTTCTGCTCGCGTGATATAGATAGCTATAGAAAATATTTCCccgtttaaaagttgctttaTTTCCTTCACCCACCTTCATTGTGAtagtgttattattatttctacAAATCAATATCTTATtccaaaaaaatatttccccacCTACACCTGTGGCTCTTTTACACACACTTTGACGCACACTTTACATCAACTATAGGCGACACATCAAAAGCTAGTGCAATAGAGATGCAATtgttaatttatgtttaacACTTTTTAACGATGTTTGCTTGTGTTTCGTTGCAGCTGGAAGTGCGACGTCGGATGAACGGGACAGTCGCCCCGTCATACCGGCGATCGTTGAGGAGGAGGATAGCGAAGAAGATGGTCAGCAGAGCCGCGACGTGGAAGACGTTCACCGTGATGTCGAAGTCATTCTACGACCACCGCGTAATTTCTCCGAGTCCAGCCTGTCCCGGTCGATCCCGCGGGACGTAGGCGGCAGCGCGGTCAACAAGACGATCAGTCAACTGCAAGCGGAGATACCGTACTTCTCGATACGGCCAGCCAGTGAGAACGATATCTTCACGATATCGGGTGCGAGTgcgggtggcggtggcggtggcagtGGTGCAAGTTCCGGAGCGTACAATGCCATCAGTATGACACCGGAGGTGCCGGCCATCTCGTACTCGAACCTGCCGAAGAACTACCTCGAGACGCCGGTGATCGAGAAGTACCGCGAGTCGGTCAGCCTGTACTCGATCCAAACGGCCGGCATTAACCGGCAGTCGCAGACGGACAGCCTGTCGATGCCTCGCTACTACGGCAAGTCGGACCTGTTCGTGTCCGGTATCGATCGGGCCAACAGTCGCAGTGCGGACGCGGTCGAGATGAACCAGTCGGACAGTGACGACAAGGGGCTGGCGGTCAGCGATGGCAGTGGAAACGGGCTGTCCCTCAGCAGCAGCGCCTTGTCGAAGGCAAAACGAAGCAGAAGTGTCGCGGCCGAACGGAGCAAGCGACTGATGAACATCCGTACCGCGCTGCCACCGTTGAATCTGGGTTTGATACGGGGCAGCTCGTCGTCGAGCAACTTGCGCGAACGGGGAGAATCGCGCGAGCGGGCGGAAAAGGGAACCAACAAGTCCAAGGAAGGAGGGTTAAGAGTTTAAAGTGTGCCAGTTTGGGGTGGGAAGCACTCCGCACGTTCGTTTTTAGTATcgagaaaatgaaacatatcAGTGCCAAGTACAGTATACGGGAAGCCAGACTGTCCAATGATGAGAAACTGTTGCTACTTAACGGTTGCGTATTGTTTAGAAtattgttgtatttttattttaatgaaagtTTACCGGCAACGAATCGGACGCGGTGGAGGTAAAACGTGGCAAAAAGTGTTTGCCAATGTGGCGTACCTAGCGTAGGCGTGTTTTAAAAACCGTTGAAAACAAGTCTTTCCAACTTTTTGGCTCGTTTCTGAAAGGAGCGATATTATTCCATGTTTGTAGATGTAAGCTAGATTTCAATAAACACAGATTAATCGTAGAATAAACCATGATTCAATTTGTACCGTTTAAATAACTTTAACATTGCTTTtgtaaaatacttttttactCTATTTAAAGAATCTATAAACTACATGATGACCATCCGGATATGTCCTTCGCTtaggaaaatttcaattttttcgaaaaactttttctcgAAGTTAAagaatttcttcttcttcttggcgtaacgacctcttggtcatatgcctgcccgttaagggcttacgaaaCTTgcttccctgttgtacgtggatagtcactcGCTCGTGCAGGGGAGGGggcccggtctcggttgggcttcgaacccacgccgtcgaggtggtgagccccggcgctcatgggccgattttctaaccggcgctaccgctcggctgtcgcggacccccattaAAGAATTTacagttatttatttatcgatCCACATTAGTGATGAGTCTTACGATTCTTTTCACAGATCGACCCGGAATCGACTCCGTCCCTAGAAGAATCGATTCGGATCAATCCGAACCAACGGatcgaactcgcatatgggcagCTGCACTCACGGGTCGTTGCAATCGGGAATCGTTCCGACCCGATAGGCTCTTGTCGACCCGCTCATCACTAATCCACATGCAAGTTTGCAAATGCTGTCAGCTTTGTAACTTATCGTTTTGTTGAAACTTATCGCTTCAAAATAAACTTCTCTCAAAATGGTGAATCTTCTCTCAACATTAAAAAACCCCTCTCTAAACTGTAAATCCTCTCCCAAATTCCCTCTCACGCCCTTGAACCGATACATTTGATGAAACGGGAGTTTGACCTTGCAAATGCCAGAGGTTCTTGCGCGAGGGTCAATGAATCGGCAATCTACCGGTACCGGTTCGTTGCGAATGTCAAAAATGACACACGGCCGCCATTGTGAATATATTTACACGCAGCTTTACTttcctcaaaaactagaaacgaTGGATAGATTTTCACTTGGACAAAGCTGCTTGTCTTCAATAGACcattcatttgaggggtcatttATCAAAATCGGTTGTGGAACTAGAAAGTTATTGgcaaatttgcatttttttatgcttaaatttcaaaatcaaGCTGCCTTTGTCTTTTTACCGTAGATAGCGCTCTCTTTTCTTGCCACAGGCGAGGCGCGTCTCCCGAACGTCAAACGAAAAGGGACTGTCATTTGGCGTTAAACAAGCTGGACGACTAGTTCAGTCGCGGAGCGTCGAGGTGCGGTCAGGTTGTTCAAACTTCTGCGAAGGAAACCCTGCTACCGAGAAGGGAAAATTTGATGCAGCAGGAAAGTTTGCAGAGCATAAAACGGTGCCGCTTGTAGTTCGTGCAGCTCGCGTTGTGCCATCGAATTTTACCTCGAAACCGACGGCGCAGGCTCCTTCGCGAGGAACTTCGCGATGCGGAGTTTGTGACGTTTTCGTTGTAAACAGGCTAGTTTCCTAGCAGGAAAAGTGCTGCTCCGATGGTTCGCGTTCCTAGTTGCGACGATGCAGTTGTTTATTTAACTTAGAAAGGTAATTGTCAATGTTTGTTAAGGTTTGCTAGTGGGTCGAAAAACGGATCCCATTGCGTTGCAGTGTGGTGTTCTGTGAGTTGGGGTCCCGTCTTTTTCTGTCGTGTTATCCTGTTATCCTTGCTAGTGCGTGTCCTCGTGAGTCGGAAATTTCGTTCTTGCAAGTGAGTTTCTTCGTAGGCGCCGAAAAACACGGTTAAATAAGTGTGTTCTTTCAAAATCGATGGTGAATTGTCGAAAATTACGAGAAATGTCAACATCGAATCGACGGAGAGTAAAAAATCGATCATCTCTAGAAGTGCTGTTCAGTTCTTGTGGTGATTTGCGTGTCTGCTGCAGCATCCCGCGTACtagttagaaaaaaatatcatattGCTCTAAGCATAGCAAATCTTTGTGAAACCGCTAAAGCATACATCAAAGCGAGCCCATGTGCAGTGTAGTGTGAAGCAGCAGTATTTTCTATTCCTAGGGATAATGGCGTGCGCAGTGTGTGGttggttgttattttcattcatgTCTGGCGTTACCAAATAGGTGGTCCGGTGTTGTAGCGTTTGCTTGCATCGAATTTCCATAGTGCCACCCCTCGGTTGGTGTGTTTTCTGTgagtccgtgtgtgtgtttgtgtacaccACGGTGCAAGGATCtcgcgtgtgtgtatatgtgtgtacgtgtgctttagaagaaaaaaaatctaccgggtctgagaagcaaaaaaaaaaggcggcTCAATCCTACGACGACGGACGGACGAGGGGTTGAATGACGCTTTACGAGGGCAGCGGAGACGGCGGAGATTAGAAGATGTAAATAAAGCCATCGAAAGGAACCCAAGAAGaccgagcgaaggaaaaacaacgcgGGCCCGTTGACGATATAGATCTAAATCTCTCGTTGATGCCCGCAGCCTCCCGAACTGAAGGCTACTGCAAAGCATTCGTTTTGAAGAGCCTACCGGAGAGAGTGAGAGCGCAAAAGATAACTGTGAAATGTGAACGAGAGAGTGA
Coding sequences within:
- the LOC131262145 gene encoding uncharacterized protein LOC131262145, with the translated sequence MCNCCKCIFSCWEDFYWNCIEEKFCFDETLVNYDPDDDEHAAKSKSKNGFYGSTAEGGSAENNNAPICRQPASGASIGRNMSMSSKIHEDDLRREVQTNVPMLAPEVMAIFANSQIFQSSAPPKPTAAARATSPASVKFAISDSGSPIEVTPVNAGRRSDAPAASGGDSGDEGRRELSSDKLLKRLEAGSATSDERDSRPVIPAIVEEEDSEEDGQQSRDVEDVHRDVEVILRPPRNFSESSLSRSIPRDVGGSAVNKTISQLQAEIPYFSIRPASENDIFTISGASAGGGGGGSGASSGAYNAISMTPEVPAISYSNLPKNYLETPVIEKYRESVSLYSIQTAGINRQSQTDSLSMPRYYGKSDLFVSGIDRANSRSADAVEMNQSDSDDKGLAVSDGSGNGLSLSSSALSKAKRSRSVAAERSKRLMNIRTALPPLNLGLIRGSSSSSNLRERGESRERAEKGTNKSKEGGLRV